One stretch of Corallococcus soli DNA includes these proteins:
- a CDS encoding trypsin-like peptidase domain-containing protein — MRAGHIRWGLLLVGLALSLPAHADLSRRRSDVVEVVQKVSPAVVHIGTEQEVESRFRGRARSPLEEFFGQGLGAPETRQRIQGLGSGAIIDASGIIVTNDHVIRGASAIHVVLADGRTFDAEVVGSDANNDLAVLKVNAKEALPTAKLGTSSDLMIGETVVAIGSPFGLSKTVTAGVVSATGRTFRAEDRVYNDFLQTDAAINPGNSGGPLLNVDGEIIGINTAIYANGQGIGFAIPADKVRRIVEELTRFGKVRPAWVGMDTANLPARVAARLGWDRTYGTVVTNVEPESPAAQAGVQRGDVVAELGGSRIQDAEDFDSRMRGYPARSAFPLVLFRAGSTRTVQVTPVEFPARLLETLAWERLGLRVKENKNGMAISAVRPGSAASEIGLEPGDVLLRMNNQPVPTADTFREGLLTARRGRSVLLLVRRGRYAYHLTLPFEGQRL; from the coding sequence ATGAGGGCAGGACACATCCGGTGGGGGCTCTTGCTGGTGGGGCTCGCCCTGTCGCTCCCCGCGCACGCGGACCTTTCACGACGCCGCAGCGACGTGGTGGAGGTCGTGCAGAAGGTCTCCCCGGCGGTCGTCCACATCGGCACCGAGCAGGAGGTGGAGTCGCGCTTCCGGGGCCGCGCCCGCTCGCCGCTGGAGGAGTTCTTCGGGCAGGGGCTGGGGGCGCCGGAGACGCGCCAGCGCATCCAGGGCCTGGGCAGCGGCGCCATCATCGACGCGTCCGGCATCATCGTCACCAATGATCACGTCATCCGGGGCGCCTCCGCCATCCACGTCGTGCTCGCGGACGGGCGGACCTTCGACGCGGAGGTGGTGGGCAGCGACGCCAACAACGACCTGGCCGTGCTCAAGGTCAACGCGAAGGAGGCCCTGCCCACCGCGAAGCTGGGCACCAGCTCCGACCTGATGATTGGCGAGACGGTGGTGGCCATTGGCAGCCCGTTCGGCCTGAGCAAGACCGTGACGGCGGGCGTGGTGTCCGCCACGGGGCGCACCTTCCGCGCGGAGGATCGCGTCTACAACGACTTCCTCCAGACGGACGCGGCCATCAACCCGGGCAACTCCGGCGGCCCGCTGCTCAACGTGGACGGGGAGATCATCGGCATCAACACCGCCATCTACGCGAACGGCCAGGGCATCGGCTTCGCCATCCCCGCGGACAAGGTGCGGCGCATCGTGGAGGAGCTCACCCGCTTCGGGAAGGTGCGCCCCGCGTGGGTGGGCATGGACACGGCGAACCTCCCCGCGCGGGTGGCCGCGCGGCTCGGGTGGGATCGCACCTACGGCACCGTGGTGACGAACGTGGAGCCCGAAAGTCCGGCCGCGCAGGCCGGCGTGCAGCGCGGCGACGTGGTGGCCGAGCTGGGGGGCTCACGCATCCAGGACGCGGAGGATTTCGACTCGCGCATGCGCGGCTATCCGGCCCGCTCGGCCTTCCCCCTGGTGCTCTTCCGAGCAGGCTCGACCCGCACCGTGCAGGTGACGCCGGTCGAATTTCCAGCACGCCTGCTTGAAACCCTGGCGTGGGAGCGCCTGGGACTGCGAGTGAAGGAGAATAAAAACGGGATGGCCATCTCCGCCGTGCGGCCGGGCTCCGCTGCGTCGGAGATTGGCCTGGAGCCGGGTGACGTGCTCCTGCGGATGAACAACCAGCCGGTTCCCACGGCTGACACTTTCCGTGAAGGACTGCTCACGGCGCGACGGGGACGTAGCGTGCTGTTGCTCGTGCGTCGCGGGCGATACGCCTACCACCTGACCCTGCCGTTTGAAGGGCAGCGGCTGTAG
- a CDS encoding serine/threonine-protein kinase: MSSPRYQSLGPLLAGEGSRAFLGLALEDGATPRPVVLIWAPPDIAQNPDLVARLERETNRAIVFEHPNILRVHGLEKLDGGLARVTEFADGEPLRRVLEAHPRMSPAFAALVVADAAMGLHYAHVAGNDDGSPLVHGDIRPETLMVSFTGFTKVTGYGALSVAPRERGGKRVKNRRAYTSPEQLLGGREAVNVQSDVFLLGLTLHECLTGKMPFKESADPDKAVLNRALPPMPPDVPLKLDAVVRRATTKRALERYPSALAFREALVEAIGKLPTHESFAEHLAKLFPPESDARAARRKTIELGIAEALAKAGMTPPQVAEILAKGVGLAEPVKNLVPEVNSAPAASGAQAPSTGASVPVASTAAVQGAGSQASTSSQGHGVQTATQAQASGASSQASAQAQGSSASAQASTQAQGLNAGAQAPTQGSHAGAPIPASTQGASTANQSQGDRASGPIFGGAASPAAQQVPAKKTSRSWIPYVVGGLALTLGASAVVIQRQLKGTMTVESFDAGVPEVVAAPVPFDAGPEDAGVEDAGIVDAGPVMGMLDLTVEPRVEVTLNSTTTLLGRTPLSVPLPPGRHLLTFTNGALGISVSRTVTVAPTGRSAFQFFLNKAFINVRGPAGANVTIDGKPAGTVPVEELDVYEGYHRLLVTVGPSRWQKTFTIEPGQRVNFDVNFEEPQEAEE, from the coding sequence ATGAGTTCGCCTCGCTACCAATCACTCGGTCCCCTCCTCGCCGGAGAGGGATCGCGGGCCTTCCTCGGACTGGCGCTGGAGGATGGCGCCACGCCCCGTCCCGTGGTGCTCATCTGGGCACCGCCCGACATCGCCCAGAACCCGGACCTGGTGGCGAGGCTGGAGCGCGAGACGAATCGCGCCATCGTCTTCGAGCACCCGAACATCCTGCGCGTCCACGGCCTGGAGAAGCTGGATGGCGGCCTTGCGCGCGTCACCGAGTTCGCCGACGGCGAGCCACTGCGCCGCGTGCTGGAGGCGCACCCGCGCATGTCGCCCGCGTTCGCGGCGCTCGTCGTGGCGGATGCGGCGATGGGGCTGCACTACGCGCACGTCGCGGGCAACGACGACGGCTCACCGCTGGTGCACGGAGACATCCGGCCCGAGACGCTGATGGTGTCGTTCACCGGCTTCACGAAGGTGACCGGCTACGGCGCGCTGTCCGTGGCGCCCCGCGAGCGCGGCGGCAAGCGCGTGAAGAACCGCCGTGCGTACACGTCCCCGGAGCAGCTGCTGGGCGGACGCGAAGCGGTCAACGTGCAGTCGGACGTGTTCCTGCTGGGGCTCACGCTGCACGAGTGCCTCACGGGGAAGATGCCCTTCAAGGAGTCGGCGGATCCAGACAAGGCGGTGCTCAACCGCGCGCTGCCGCCGATGCCGCCCGACGTGCCGCTGAAGCTGGACGCCGTCGTGCGCCGGGCGACCACCAAGCGCGCGCTGGAGCGCTACCCGTCCGCGCTCGCCTTCCGTGAGGCGCTGGTGGAGGCCATCGGCAAGCTGCCCACGCACGAGTCCTTCGCGGAGCACCTGGCGAAGCTCTTCCCGCCGGAGAGCGACGCACGCGCGGCGCGGCGCAAGACCATCGAGCTGGGCATCGCGGAGGCGCTCGCGAAGGCTGGCATGACCCCGCCGCAGGTCGCGGAGATCCTCGCGAAGGGCGTGGGGCTCGCGGAGCCGGTGAAGAACCTGGTGCCCGAGGTGAACTCGGCCCCGGCGGCTTCGGGTGCGCAGGCGCCGAGCACGGGCGCGTCTGTGCCCGTGGCTTCGACTGCTGCCGTGCAAGGCGCGGGTTCGCAGGCGTCGACGTCCTCGCAGGGTCACGGCGTGCAGACCGCGACGCAGGCTCAGGCCTCCGGTGCGAGTTCGCAGGCTTCGGCGCAGGCACAGGGCTCCAGCGCCAGCGCGCAGGCTTCGACGCAGGCGCAGGGCTTGAATGCTGGCGCGCAGGCTCCGACGCAGGGCTCACATGCTGGCGCACCCATTCCTGCCTCCACTCAGGGTGCGTCCACTGCGAATCAGTCCCAGGGTGACCGCGCTTCAGGTCCCATCTTCGGCGGCGCTGCGAGCCCCGCGGCGCAGCAGGTGCCGGCGAAGAAGACCTCCCGCTCCTGGATCCCCTATGTCGTCGGGGGTCTCGCGCTGACGCTCGGCGCGAGCGCGGTGGTCATCCAGCGCCAGTTGAAGGGCACGATGACCGTCGAGTCCTTCGACGCGGGCGTGCCCGAGGTGGTGGCCGCTCCTGTTCCCTTCGACGCGGGTCCCGAGGACGCGGGCGTGGAGGATGCCGGCATCGTGGACGCGGGCCCCGTCATGGGCATGCTGGACCTCACGGTGGAGCCGCGCGTGGAGGTCACGCTCAACAGCACCACCACCCTGCTGGGCCGCACGCCGCTGTCCGTGCCGCTGCCCCCGGGCCGCCACCTGCTCACCTTCACCAACGGCGCGCTCGGCATCTCCGTGTCGCGCACGGTGACGGTCGCCCCCACCGGCCGCTCCGCGTTCCAGTTCTTCCTCAACAAGGCCTTCATCAACGTGCGTGGCCCCGCTGGCGCCAACGTCACCATCGACGGCAAGCCCGCGGGCACCGTGCCCGTCGAGGAGCTGGACGTGTACGAGGGCTACCACCGCCTGCTCGTCACCGTGGGCCCGTCGCGCTGGCAGAAGACCTTCACCATCGAGCCCGGGCAGCGCGTCAACTTCGACGTGAACTTCGAGGAGCCGCAGGAGGCCGAGGAGTAG
- a CDS encoding DNA gyrase inhibitor YacG, translating into MPLPPCPICQKPVPPRPENTSQPFCSRRCRAVDLGRWLGEEYRVPDRQVDEQEDETPADQHPDRGHDA; encoded by the coding sequence ATGCCACTTCCGCCGTGTCCCATCTGCCAGAAGCCCGTGCCTCCCCGCCCGGAGAACACCTCCCAACCCTTCTGCTCCCGCCGCTGCCGCGCCGTCGACCTGGGCCGCTGGCTGGGCGAGGAGTACCGCGTGCCCGACCGGCAGGTGGATGAGCAGGAGGACGAAACGCCCGCCGACCAGCACCCCGACCGCGGCCACGACGCCTGA
- a CDS encoding NAD(P)H-quinone oxidoreductase, giving the protein MKVVRITQPGGPEVLAFDERPEPAPGPNDVQVRVRTSALNRADLLQVRGAYPPPQDVPQDVPGLEYAGEVVAVGSRARKFQVGDRVMGLVGGGAWSEVLTTHEREVLRMPQGMDFANAAALPEAYLTAWDALVLQADLRPGETVLVHAVASGVGSAAALLCRAMGVRVVGTGRNAEKLARASEWGVERTVLCDSSPPVFADAVLAATGGRGADVCLDLVGGNYLPESLKAMAPRGRLMQVGSVAGSRADVDLGVVMRKRLRITGTVLRSRPAEEKMALTQAAERQLLPLFDSGALKAVVDEVLPMTDIRAGLERMAGNSTVGKLVVRWD; this is encoded by the coding sequence ATGAAGGTCGTGCGCATCACCCAGCCCGGCGGTCCGGAAGTCCTCGCGTTCGACGAGCGGCCGGAGCCGGCCCCGGGGCCGAACGACGTGCAGGTGCGGGTGCGAACGAGCGCGCTGAACCGGGCGGACCTGCTCCAGGTGCGGGGCGCCTATCCGCCGCCGCAGGACGTGCCGCAGGACGTGCCGGGCCTGGAGTACGCGGGCGAGGTGGTGGCCGTGGGCTCCCGGGCACGGAAGTTCCAGGTGGGCGACCGGGTGATGGGGCTGGTGGGCGGGGGCGCGTGGAGCGAGGTGCTCACCACGCACGAGCGCGAGGTGCTGCGCATGCCGCAAGGGATGGACTTCGCGAACGCGGCGGCGCTGCCGGAGGCGTACCTCACGGCCTGGGACGCGCTGGTGCTCCAGGCGGACCTGCGGCCCGGGGAGACGGTGCTGGTGCACGCGGTGGCGAGCGGCGTGGGCTCCGCGGCGGCCCTGCTCTGCCGGGCCATGGGCGTGCGCGTGGTGGGCACGGGGCGCAATGCGGAGAAGCTGGCGCGGGCGTCGGAGTGGGGCGTGGAGCGCACGGTGCTCTGTGATTCCTCGCCGCCCGTGTTCGCGGACGCGGTGCTGGCGGCGACGGGCGGACGGGGCGCGGACGTGTGCCTGGACCTGGTGGGCGGCAACTACCTGCCGGAGTCCCTGAAGGCGATGGCGCCCCGGGGCCGGCTGATGCAGGTGGGTTCGGTCGCGGGGAGCCGCGCGGACGTGGACCTGGGCGTGGTGATGCGCAAGCGGCTGCGCATCACGGGGACGGTGCTCAGGAGCCGGCCGGCGGAGGAGAAGATGGCCCTGACGCAGGCGGCGGAGCGGCAGCTGCTTCCGCTGTTCGACTCCGGCGCGCTGAAGGCCGTGGTGGACGAGGTGCTGCCCATGACGGACATCCGCGCCGGGCTGGAGCGGATGGCGGGCAACAGCACGGTGGGGAAGCTGGTAGTGCGCTGGGATTAG
- a CDS encoding ribbon-helix-helix domain-containing protein has product MQDGSASPLSPDAPSSQSPVEPGEVRSPEADIVSTHVLVPEEQVHKLRELARRTRIHQSEYLREAVEDLLSKYGRMPAKTEGES; this is encoded by the coding sequence ATGCAGGATGGAAGCGCCAGCCCGCTGAGCCCCGACGCTCCGTCGTCCCAGTCTCCGGTGGAACCCGGTGAGGTCCGGAGCCCGGAGGCCGACATCGTCTCCACCCACGTCCTCGTGCCCGAGGAGCAGGTCCACAAGCTGCGGGAGCTGGCGCGGCGCACCCGCATCCACCAGAGCGAGTACCTGCGCGAAGCGGTGGAGGACCTGCTGTCCAAGTACGGCCGCATGCCCGCCAAGACGGAAGGCGAGTCGTGA
- a CDS encoding lysylphosphatidylglycerol synthase transmembrane domain-containing protein, whose translation MKRAVNLIASLLVTIAFMWWAFRDTDVSTQIASLKAANYAWVLPYFLCLTAIHVFRTLRWGALLSGLERVPFRKLNEASGIGFMMLLVLPFRLGEFARPFLIAQRSSIRRSAAMTSVVLERIVDGLFVAALFRVLLFFVPVETEGVKYVKLGSWLMFGVFGGGLVFLLLGLWHQETTVRLVRATVGRFSPTVADKVADIVDTFVGAMRQLPDRRHIVLFFVYTVLYWAVNGFGMALLARAFDCSGAAPGVACEPMGLSLFQSYIVMCVLVVGAMIPAAPGMVGTFHAAIKVGLGLFLPAAVVNAHGLAYANVLWLCQTAQHIIFGLILLSISHMSFRELTGNMKKDGDDGSVTRSSTA comes from the coding sequence GTGAAACGCGCCGTCAACCTGATCGCCAGCCTGCTCGTCACCATCGCCTTCATGTGGTGGGCCTTCCGGGACACGGACGTGTCCACGCAGATCGCCAGCCTCAAGGCGGCCAACTACGCGTGGGTGCTGCCGTACTTCCTGTGCCTGACCGCCATCCACGTGTTCCGCACGCTGCGCTGGGGCGCGCTCCTGTCAGGGCTGGAGCGGGTGCCATTCCGCAAGCTCAATGAGGCGTCTGGCATCGGCTTCATGATGTTGCTGGTGCTGCCGTTCCGGCTGGGGGAGTTCGCCCGGCCCTTCCTCATCGCCCAGCGCAGCTCCATCCGCCGCAGCGCGGCCATGACGTCCGTGGTGCTGGAGCGCATCGTGGACGGCCTCTTCGTCGCGGCCCTCTTCCGCGTGCTGCTCTTCTTCGTCCCCGTGGAGACGGAGGGCGTGAAGTACGTGAAGCTGGGCTCGTGGCTGATGTTCGGCGTGTTCGGCGGCGGGCTCGTGTTCCTGCTCCTGGGCCTGTGGCACCAGGAGACCACCGTGCGGCTCGTGCGCGCCACCGTGGGCCGCTTCTCCCCCACGGTCGCGGACAAGGTGGCGGACATCGTGGACACCTTCGTGGGCGCCATGCGGCAGCTCCCAGACCGCCGGCACATCGTCCTCTTCTTCGTCTACACGGTGCTGTACTGGGCCGTGAACGGCTTCGGCATGGCGCTGCTCGCCCGCGCCTTCGACTGCTCCGGCGCGGCCCCGGGCGTCGCGTGCGAGCCCATGGGCCTGTCGCTGTTCCAGTCGTACATCGTGATGTGCGTGCTGGTGGTGGGCGCGATGATCCCCGCCGCGCCCGGCATGGTGGGCACCTTCCACGCCGCCATCAAGGTGGGCCTGGGCCTGTTCCTGCCCGCCGCCGTGGTGAACGCCCACGGGCTCGCCTACGCCAACGTGCTGTGGCTGTGCCAGACGGCGCAGCACATCATCTTCGGCCTCATCCTGCTGTCCATCAGCCACATGTCCTTCCGTGAGCTGACGGGGAACATGAAGAAGGACGGCGACGACGGCTCCGTCACCCGTTCATCCACGGCCTGA
- a CDS encoding agmatinase family protein: protein MATHFDPAAAAQPGSGIFGLPHSPDEAHVVVIPVPFEATTSYGGGTSDGPAALLDASRQVDLFDVETGRPYERGIAMLEAPAELHAWNTQAKERAQVVIEAGGIEAGTPELLAAARDVNAFSEKLNDHVYRTAKHWLEQGKCVAAVGGDHAISFGIIQAHAEKYPGMGVLHLDAHADLRVAYEGFTWSHASIFYNVAERIPGVKTLVQVGLRDMSENEHRYIESSGGRIQAFFDATLQQNRFDGLPWNQQVKQIVDKLPQQVYLSFDIDGLDPVLCPHTGTPVPGGLSFPEATALVAGVVRSGRTIVGFDLTEVAPDPEGSEWDANVGARLLYKMIGWMLKSQKA from the coding sequence ATGGCTACCCACTTCGACCCCGCCGCCGCCGCGCAGCCGGGCTCCGGCATCTTCGGCCTCCCCCACTCCCCCGACGAGGCGCACGTCGTCGTCATCCCCGTGCCCTTCGAGGCCACCACCAGCTACGGCGGTGGCACTTCCGACGGGCCCGCCGCCCTGCTGGACGCCAGCCGGCAGGTGGACCTGTTCGACGTGGAGACCGGCCGCCCCTACGAGCGCGGCATCGCCATGCTGGAGGCCCCCGCGGAGCTGCACGCCTGGAACACCCAGGCCAAGGAGCGCGCCCAGGTCGTCATCGAGGCCGGTGGCATCGAGGCCGGCACGCCGGAGCTGCTCGCCGCCGCTCGCGACGTCAACGCCTTCAGCGAGAAGCTCAACGACCACGTCTACCGCACCGCGAAGCACTGGCTCGAGCAGGGCAAGTGCGTGGCCGCCGTGGGTGGTGACCACGCCATCTCCTTCGGCATCATCCAGGCCCACGCGGAGAAGTACCCCGGCATGGGCGTGCTCCACCTGGATGCGCACGCCGACCTGCGCGTCGCCTACGAGGGCTTCACCTGGTCGCACGCGTCCATCTTCTACAACGTCGCGGAGCGCATCCCCGGCGTGAAGACACTCGTCCAGGTCGGCCTGCGCGACATGAGCGAGAACGAGCACCGCTACATCGAGTCCTCCGGCGGGCGCATCCAGGCCTTCTTCGACGCCACCCTCCAGCAGAACCGCTTCGACGGCCTGCCGTGGAACCAGCAGGTGAAGCAGATCGTCGACAAGCTGCCGCAGCAGGTCTACCTGTCGTTCGACATCGACGGGTTGGATCCCGTCCTGTGCCCGCACACCGGCACGCCCGTGCCCGGCGGCCTGTCCTTCCCGGAGGCCACCGCGCTCGTCGCGGGCGTCGTGCGTTCAGGCCGCACCATCGTCGGCTTCGACCTGACGGAGGTGGCCCCCGACCCCGAGGGCAGCGAGTGGGACGCCAACGTGGGCGCCCGCCTGCTCTACAAGATGATCGGCTGGATGCTGAAGTCGCAGAAGGCCTGA
- a CDS encoding ATP-binding response regulator, with protein sequence MSLVLVADDEPAVLEVLSQVVEDLGHDVVRARDGEEALTLARSRRPQLVVTDHMMPRMSGMELCSRLKQEPGLREVPIILLSAVLQHGSPDSTAFLNKPFEINDFEALIRSVLEKAPGPPREAATPVEALGQWVARTLQGPLEAARAQLLKLDGLSPPNQDAVAALGAQLQSLERMGQYLQDAASLSAGSLTLRPAQGELRAHLEASVARCRTQGPEVPVELSLPPEPVALRFDAARLGQVFDVLLSNAARQGGVRVELRASEERVLVRVSDPGPGIPEAELPRLFQPFPDGPARGEALGLYVASELAKLHGGVLSAESVPGRGATFSVALPREA encoded by the coding sequence ATGAGTCTCGTCCTGGTCGCGGATGACGAACCGGCGGTGCTGGAGGTGCTGAGCCAGGTGGTGGAGGACCTGGGGCACGACGTCGTGCGCGCGCGGGATGGCGAGGAGGCGCTGACGCTCGCGCGCTCGCGCAGGCCCCAGCTCGTGGTGACGGACCACATGATGCCGCGCATGAGCGGCATGGAGCTGTGCAGCCGGCTGAAGCAGGAGCCCGGCCTGCGTGAGGTGCCCATCATCCTGTTGAGCGCGGTGCTCCAGCACGGCTCGCCGGACTCCACCGCGTTCCTCAACAAACCCTTCGAGATCAACGACTTCGAAGCGCTGATCCGCAGCGTGCTGGAGAAGGCCCCGGGGCCCCCCCGCGAGGCCGCGACGCCGGTGGAGGCGCTGGGCCAGTGGGTGGCACGCACGCTCCAGGGGCCGCTGGAGGCGGCGCGCGCGCAGCTGCTGAAGCTGGACGGCCTGTCGCCTCCGAACCAGGACGCGGTGGCCGCGCTGGGCGCGCAGCTCCAGTCGCTGGAGCGGATGGGCCAGTACCTCCAGGACGCGGCGAGCCTGAGCGCGGGCAGCCTGACGCTGCGGCCGGCGCAGGGGGAGCTGCGCGCGCACCTGGAGGCGTCGGTGGCGCGCTGTCGCACGCAGGGGCCCGAGGTGCCGGTGGAGCTGTCACTGCCGCCAGAGCCGGTGGCGCTGCGCTTCGATGCGGCCCGGCTGGGGCAGGTGTTCGACGTGCTGTTGTCGAACGCGGCCCGGCAGGGTGGGGTGCGCGTGGAGCTGCGGGCCTCCGAGGAGCGGGTGCTGGTGCGGGTGAGCGACCCGGGGCCGGGCATCCCCGAAGCGGAGCTGCCGCGGCTGTTCCAGCCCTTCCCGGACGGACCGGCCCGGGGCGAGGCGCTGGGGCTCTACGTGGCCTCCGAGCTGGCGAAGCTGCACGGAGGCGTGCTGTCGGCCGAGTCGGTGCCCGGCCGGGGTGCGACGTTCAGCGTGGCGTTGCCGCGCGAGGCCTGA
- a CDS encoding TMEM165/GDT1 family protein: protein MSWESVLGSFVLVAASEMGDKTQLLAFSLASKFRKPWVVLAGILVATIANHALASSVGAWVSVHVPARVMALILAVMFLGFGLWTLKPDTLDDDDGKPPRFGAFLTTVVLFFLAEMGDKTQLATMALAARYQSLVMVTVGSTAGMLVADGLAVFLGDRLAGRVQMKWVRWATASLFFIFGAVSLWTAWRG from the coding sequence ATGTCGTGGGAGTCCGTGCTCGGGTCGTTCGTGTTGGTCGCCGCCAGCGAGATGGGGGACAAGACGCAGCTGCTTGCCTTCTCGCTCGCGTCGAAGTTCCGCAAGCCGTGGGTCGTCCTGGCCGGCATCCTCGTGGCCACCATCGCCAACCATGCGCTGGCCTCGTCGGTGGGCGCGTGGGTGTCCGTGCACGTCCCGGCGCGAGTGATGGCTTTGATATTGGCGGTGATGTTCCTGGGCTTCGGCCTGTGGACGTTGAAGCCAGACACGCTGGACGACGACGACGGCAAGCCGCCGCGCTTCGGCGCCTTCCTCACCACCGTGGTGCTCTTCTTCCTGGCGGAGATGGGGGACAAGACGCAGCTGGCCACCATGGCGCTGGCCGCGCGCTACCAGTCACTGGTGATGGTGACGGTGGGCTCCACCGCGGGGATGCTGGTGGCGGACGGCCTGGCCGTCTTCCTGGGGGACCGGCTGGCCGGGCGGGTGCAGATGAAGTGGGTGCGGTGGGCGACCGCCAGCCTCTTCTTCATCTTCGGCGCCGTGTCGCTGTGGACGGCCTGGCGCGGCTGA
- a CDS encoding MmcQ/YjbR family DNA-binding protein, translating into MAARKKAVKTSVKRKGPLTVDDVRELALALPATEERPSYGTPGFRVSDKLFARVLDEDSIVIKVDFDHREALLQSQPDVFRVTPHYQDWPMVIVQLTTVKRPLLQSLLKEAWRRCASAKVLKAQEAGSKAAAPAPRAKKAPARKRSPSKKA; encoded by the coding sequence ATGGCGGCCCGGAAGAAGGCAGTGAAGACGTCGGTGAAGCGCAAGGGGCCGCTCACGGTGGACGACGTGCGGGAGCTGGCGCTGGCGCTGCCCGCGACGGAAGAGCGGCCCTCGTACGGCACCCCGGGGTTCCGGGTGAGCGACAAGCTCTTCGCGCGGGTGCTGGATGAGGACTCCATCGTCATCAAGGTGGACTTCGACCACCGGGAGGCCCTGCTCCAATCCCAGCCAGACGTCTTCCGGGTGACGCCGCACTACCAGGACTGGCCCATGGTCATCGTCCAGCTCACCACGGTGAAGCGGCCCCTGCTGCAATCCCTGCTCAAGGAGGCGTGGCGCCGCTGCGCCTCCGCCAAGGTGCTCAAGGCGCAGGAGGCGGGCAGCAAGGCCGCGGCACCGGCCCCCAGGGCGAAGAAGGCCCCGGCCCGGAAGCGGAGCCCTTCAAAGAAAGCCTAA
- a CDS encoding serine/threonine protein kinase, with the protein MNEPQAFGRYELLERLGAGGMAMVYRGKYTAGPGITKAVVIKRVLSQYSEDPAFVEMFLNEARISVGLNHGNIVQVFDFGQVDGEYFLAMEFVDGQPLSRVMKRLKGREFSWMPAPLAVSTVIELCRGLHHAHTRTDEQGVPLGLVHRDISPDNVLVSYEGEVKVADFGIAKARLAGRPQTEVGVIKGKYPYLAPEQLKQWPADARADVYAVGVVLFELLCGERPVTGNELEIFQRATEGRLTPARSLNPSLDDDLLDILKRALAPMPGDRYQSAEALQQSLSDWLGAHASRLPTHARKLFMTWAFQEELVAQHRPVPLPDSFVRQLQAWRHARILVGPSGTGTTDSPPSPAMHEWPVLPEEFVPKSLPRRLPEPPAPIEEPAPEHPRPPSRLRTRLSSDAFWLQVMAVGIGVIFGVFILVKILRLPRSQAPTSHHLPPSNSPVPDYERGRDLLAQGAPEAAVRSFQTCLRKSRNDGDCLLGLAKSYEALGQWEAARVQYQRFMDGHPLRPEVITAHDFLEAHPP; encoded by the coding sequence GTGAATGAGCCCCAGGCCTTTGGCCGGTATGAACTCCTGGAACGACTGGGCGCTGGCGGCATGGCGATGGTCTACCGGGGCAAATATACGGCGGGGCCCGGTATCACCAAGGCCGTGGTCATCAAGCGGGTACTGAGCCAGTACTCGGAGGATCCGGCCTTCGTGGAGATGTTCCTCAACGAAGCACGCATCTCCGTGGGACTCAACCACGGCAACATCGTGCAGGTCTTCGACTTCGGACAGGTGGACGGCGAGTACTTCCTCGCCATGGAGTTTGTGGATGGCCAGCCTCTGTCCCGGGTGATGAAACGGCTCAAGGGCCGGGAATTCTCCTGGATGCCCGCACCCCTCGCCGTGAGCACCGTCATCGAACTGTGCCGGGGCCTGCACCACGCCCACACGCGGACGGATGAGCAGGGCGTACCGCTGGGCCTCGTGCACCGCGACATCTCTCCGGACAACGTCCTCGTCAGCTACGAGGGCGAGGTGAAGGTGGCCGACTTCGGCATCGCCAAGGCGCGGCTCGCGGGAAGACCGCAGACCGAGGTCGGCGTCATCAAGGGCAAGTATCCCTACCTCGCGCCGGAGCAGCTGAAACAGTGGCCCGCGGATGCTCGCGCGGATGTCTATGCCGTGGGCGTCGTCCTGTTCGAATTGCTGTGCGGCGAGCGGCCCGTCACCGGCAATGAGCTGGAGATCTTCCAGCGTGCCACCGAGGGACGCCTGACGCCCGCGCGGAGCCTCAATCCCAGCCTGGATGACGATCTGCTGGACATCCTGAAGCGCGCGCTCGCGCCCATGCCTGGCGACCGCTACCAGAGCGCCGAGGCACTGCAACAGTCCCTGTCGGACTGGCTGGGAGCGCACGCATCCCGCCTCCCCACCCATGCCCGCAAGCTGTTCATGACCTGGGCCTTCCAGGAGGAGCTGGTCGCCCAGCACCGGCCCGTGCCGCTCCCCGACTCCTTCGTGCGCCAGCTCCAAGCATGGCGCCACGCGCGGATCCTCGTCGGTCCTTCCGGAACCGGAACGACCGATTCGCCCCCGTCGCCCGCGATGCATGAGTGGCCGGTGCTCCCCGAGGAGTTCGTTCCCAAGAGCCTGCCCCGAAGGCTCCCGGAGCCTCCGGCCCCCATTGAGGAGCCTGCCCCGGAGCACCCCAGGCCGCCGTCGCGCCTGAGGACCCGGCTCTCCAGCGACGCCTTCTGGTTGCAGGTCATGGCGGTGGGGATCGGGGTCATCTTCGGAGTGTTCATACTGGTCAAGATTCTCCGCTTGCCGCGTTCCCAGGCGCCCACATCCCATCATCTGCCTCCTTCCAACTCTCCCGTTCCTGACTACGAACGCGGCAGGGACCTCCTGGCGCAGGGCGCCCCCGAAGCAGCGGTGCGGTCGTTCCAGACGTGTCTGAGGAAGTCACGCAACGACGGAGACTGCCTGCTGGGCCTGGCGAAGTCGTATGAGGCCCTGGGGCAATGGGAAGCGGCGCGCGTCCAATACCAACGGTTCATGGACGGCCATCCCCTGCGACCGGAAGTCATCACCGCCCATGACTTCCTGGAGGCCCATCCCCCCTGA